From Pseudonocardia autotrophica, one genomic window encodes:
- a CDS encoding DUF3054 family protein — translation MHPSRIPALALAADLVAVVVFAAVGRISHAEADSLIGLAGTALPFLIGAAVAWATPWVRASPASLQAGFVVLALTAGIGFLLRLGFLGRLPLSFAVVAVVSLAVLLLGWRGLSGTVARLRGPREPSHG, via the coding sequence GTGCATCCGAGCCGGATCCCCGCCCTGGCGCTCGCCGCCGACCTGGTCGCGGTCGTGGTGTTCGCCGCCGTCGGCCGGATCAGTCACGCCGAGGCGGACAGCCTGATCGGCCTCGCCGGGACCGCGCTGCCGTTCCTGATCGGTGCCGCGGTCGCCTGGGCCACCCCGTGGGTGCGGGCCTCGCCGGCATCGCTGCAGGCCGGGTTCGTGGTGCTGGCGCTGACCGCGGGGATCGGGTTCCTGCTGCGGCTGGGGTTCCTCGGGCGGCTGCCGCTGTCGTTCGCGGTCGTCGCCGTGGTGTCGCTGGCGGTGCTGCTGCTCGGCTGGCGCGGACTGTCCGGGACGGTGGCCCGGCTGCGCGGGCCACGCGAGCCGTCGCACGGCTGA
- the map gene encoding type I methionyl aminopeptidase, translated as MATRTLLVPGTPTPIREVPAHIPRPEYVGKSSPARSRRGDVQTPETIELMRHAGKVAAEALRLAGETVRPGITTDEIDRVVHEFLIDSDAYPSTLGYRGFPKSCCTSLNEVICHGIPDTTVINDGDIVNVDVTAFIGGVHGDTNATFLAGDVAEEPRLLVERTREATMRAIKAVRPGRELNVVGRVIESYAKRFGYGVVRDFTGHGIAHEFHSGLVVLHYDQPDVHTVLEPGMTFTIEPMITLGGIDHDTWDDDWTVVTQDKSWVAQFEHTIVVTDDGAEILTLP; from the coding sequence ATGGCCACGCGCACGTTGCTCGTCCCCGGCACACCGACCCCGATCCGTGAGGTGCCGGCGCACATCCCGCGGCCCGAGTACGTGGGCAAGTCCTCCCCGGCACGCAGCCGGCGCGGCGACGTGCAGACCCCCGAGACGATCGAGCTCATGCGGCACGCCGGCAAGGTCGCCGCGGAGGCGCTGCGGCTGGCGGGGGAGACGGTCCGGCCCGGCATCACCACCGACGAGATCGACCGGGTGGTCCACGAGTTCCTGATCGACTCGGACGCCTACCCGTCGACGCTGGGCTACCGCGGCTTCCCCAAGTCCTGCTGCACCAGCCTCAACGAGGTCATCTGCCACGGCATCCCGGACACCACCGTGATCAACGACGGCGACATCGTGAACGTCGACGTCACCGCCTTCATCGGCGGCGTGCACGGTGACACCAACGCCACGTTCCTGGCCGGGGACGTCGCGGAGGAGCCGCGGCTGCTGGTCGAGCGCACCCGCGAGGCCACCATGCGGGCGATCAAGGCGGTCCGCCCGGGCCGCGAGTTGAACGTCGTCGGGCGGGTCATCGAGTCCTACGCGAAGCGCTTCGGCTACGGCGTCGTCCGCGACTTCACCGGGCACGGCATCGCCCACGAGTTCCACTCCGGGCTGGTCGTGCTGCACTACGACCAGCCCGACGTGCACACCGTCCTCGAGCCGGGGATGACCTTCACCATCGAGCCGATGATCACCCTCGGCGGGATCGACCACGACACCTGGGACGACGACTGGACCGTCGTCACCCAGGACAAGTCGTGGGTCGCGCAGTTCGAGCACACGATCGTCGTCACCGACGACGGCGCGGAGATCCTCACCCTGCCCTGA
- a CDS encoding SAM-dependent methyltransferase: protein MSATPAARLAALLEDVLGAPLPVRLRAWDGSEAGHRGTADDPHPPTVIVHRRRALRRLLWAPGELGLARAFVSGDLSVDGDVADGLSRFWAIARPGTGALRPSARQKLGALRTAARLGAIGPPPKPPASEARIGGRLHTRRRDRDAISHHYDLSNEFYAFLLDPQMAYSCGYWTRDEGPDYGLVDAQRDKLDLICRKLGLGPGMRLLDVGCGWASLLVHAAEHYGVHATGVTLSAQQRDYGVERVRRAGLAERVEIRLQDYRAVPAEQFDAVASIEMGEHVGQENYGVYAEQLHRLLRPHGRLLLQQMSRGAAGANTAPGGGAFMESYVAPDMYMRPLGETLGFLERAGHEIVDVHSLREHYVWTVRPWLDTLQRHRETATRMIGEEQWRIWLLYLAGAALAFEENRMGVHQILAVRPGSDGTSGLPRSRTGIVGLDPAVDAAPTGSGQVTLR, encoded by the coding sequence GTGAGCGCCACCCCCGCGGCCCGGCTCGCCGCACTGCTGGAGGACGTGCTCGGTGCCCCGCTCCCGGTCCGGCTGCGGGCCTGGGACGGCAGCGAGGCCGGTCACCGGGGCACCGCCGACGACCCGCACCCGCCGACCGTGATCGTGCACCGGCGCCGCGCGCTGCGCAGGCTGCTGTGGGCACCGGGTGAGCTCGGCCTGGCCCGCGCGTTCGTCTCCGGCGATCTGTCGGTCGACGGCGACGTCGCGGACGGGCTGTCCCGGTTCTGGGCGATCGCCCGTCCCGGCACCGGCGCGCTGCGGCCCTCGGCGCGCCAGAAGCTGGGCGCGCTGCGCACCGCCGCCCGGCTGGGCGCGATCGGGCCGCCGCCGAAGCCGCCCGCCTCGGAGGCGCGGATCGGTGGCCGGCTGCACACCCGTCGTCGTGACCGGGACGCGATCAGCCACCACTACGACCTGTCCAACGAGTTCTACGCCTTCCTGCTCGATCCGCAGATGGCGTACTCCTGCGGCTACTGGACCCGTGACGAGGGCCCCGACTACGGCCTGGTCGACGCCCAGCGCGACAAGCTGGACCTGATCTGCCGCAAGCTCGGCCTCGGGCCCGGGATGCGGCTGCTCGACGTCGGCTGCGGCTGGGCCTCGCTGCTGGTGCACGCCGCCGAGCACTACGGCGTGCACGCCACCGGTGTCACGCTGTCCGCGCAGCAGCGCGACTACGGCGTCGAACGGGTCCGCCGGGCCGGGCTGGCCGAGCGGGTGGAGATCCGGCTGCAGGACTACCGGGCCGTACCCGCCGAGCAGTTCGACGCGGTCGCCTCGATCGAGATGGGCGAGCACGTCGGGCAGGAGAACTACGGCGTCTACGCCGAGCAGCTGCACCGTCTGCTGCGCCCGCACGGACGCCTGCTGCTGCAGCAGATGTCGCGCGGAGCGGCCGGGGCGAACACCGCACCGGGTGGCGGCGCCTTCATGGAGTCCTACGTGGCGCCGGACATGTACATGCGCCCGCTCGGCGAGACCCTCGGGTTCCTGGAGCGGGCCGGGCACGAGATCGTCGACGTGCACTCGCTGCGCGAGCACTACGTCTGGACCGTGCGGCCCTGGCTGGACACGCTGCAGCGGCACCGGGAGACCGCGACCCGGATGATCGGCGAGGAACAGTGGCGGATCTGGCTGCTGTACCTGGCCGGTGCGGCGCTGGCGTTCGAGGAGAACCGGATGGGTGTGCACCAGATCCTGGCCGTACGCCCCGGCTCGGACGGCACGTCCGGGTTGCCGCGCAGCCGCACCGGCATCGTCGGTCTCGATCCGGCGGTGGACGCGGCGCCCACCGGCTCCGGGCAGGTCACGCTCCGGTGA
- a CDS encoding NAD(P)/FAD-dependent oxidoreductase: protein MTGRPTVAVVGSGVSGLTAAHLLAATHDVTLYEADARPGGHAHTHELTTSDGGITAVDTGFIVHNDRTYPNLLRLFGELGVATQDSDMSMSVRCDGCGLEYAGARRIGGLFPRASNLVRPQYLRMLGEVTRFHRHARRVLHDDMAGDVTLGAFLAIGGYSRYFVDHFMIPVVSCVWSAGAALSLDYPARYLFTFLDHHGMLAIGGSPQWRTVTGGSRSYVEQIVKQLPAVRTSTPVRSVLRTPAGAEIRDDADGLAGFDKVVVATHPDQALRILGDDATADERAVLGSFGYSRNETWLHHDTSLLPRAAGARASWNYLKPACSPTADAPVLVSYDMNRLMRLTDPDDWVVTLGAAGRVDPATVVARMTYEHPVYTPASVAAQRRLPELNTPVTAFAGAYHGWGFHEDGCASGVRAARALGVEWGAR, encoded by the coding sequence ATGACCGGTCGGCCGACCGTCGCGGTGGTGGGCAGCGGAGTGTCCGGCCTGACCGCCGCGCACCTTCTCGCCGCCACCCACGACGTCACCCTCTACGAGGCCGACGCCCGGCCCGGTGGGCACGCGCACACCCACGAGCTCACCACCTCCGACGGCGGGATCACCGCCGTCGACACCGGCTTCATCGTGCACAACGACCGGACCTACCCGAACCTGCTCCGGCTCTTCGGCGAGCTCGGCGTCGCCACCCAGGACTCCGACATGTCGATGTCGGTCCGGTGCGACGGCTGCGGGCTGGAGTACGCCGGGGCACGCCGGATCGGTGGGCTGTTCCCGCGGGCGTCGAACCTGGTCCGGCCGCAGTACCTGCGGATGCTCGGTGAGGTGACCCGCTTCCACCGGCACGCCCGGCGGGTGCTGCACGACGACATGGCCGGCGACGTCACGCTCGGGGCGTTCCTGGCGATCGGTGGCTACTCCCGCTACTTCGTCGACCACTTCATGATCCCGGTCGTCTCCTGCGTGTGGTCGGCCGGTGCGGCGCTCTCGCTGGACTACCCGGCCCGGTACCTGTTCACCTTCCTCGACCACCACGGGATGCTCGCGATCGGCGGATCCCCGCAGTGGCGCACCGTCACCGGTGGCTCACGGTCGTATGTGGAGCAGATCGTCAAGCAGCTCCCGGCCGTCCGGACCTCCACCCCGGTGCGGTCGGTGCTGCGCACTCCGGCCGGCGCCGAGATCCGGGACGACGCCGACGGGCTCGCCGGGTTCGACAAGGTGGTCGTCGCCACCCACCCGGACCAGGCGCTGCGCATCCTCGGCGACGACGCCACCGCCGACGAGCGGGCGGTGCTCGGCTCGTTCGGCTACTCCCGCAACGAGACCTGGCTGCACCACGACACCTCGCTGCTCCCGCGGGCCGCGGGCGCGCGGGCGTCCTGGAACTACCTCAAGCCGGCCTGCTCCCCCACCGCGGACGCACCGGTCCTGGTCAGCTACGACATGAACCGATTGATGCGGCTCACCGATCCCGACGACTGGGTCGTCACCCTCGGCGCGGCGGGCCGGGTCGATCCGGCCACCGTCGTCGCCCGGATGACCTACGAGCACCCGGTCTACACGCCGGCCTCGGTGGCCGCGCAGCGCCGGCTGCCGGAGCTGAACACCCCGGTCACCGCGTTCGCGGGTGCCTACCACGGCTGGGGCTTCCACGAGGACGGCTGCGCGTCGGGTGTGCGGGCCGCCCGCGCGCTGGGCGTCGAGTGGGGCGCCCGATGA
- a CDS encoding DUF1365 domain-containing protein has protein sequence MNPAPAIYDAQVRHARHRDVHTTFAHRIHLWLVDLDELPELPFWLRPFARFRAADHVGDPELSIRANIGNLLAGYGIDLTGGRVLMLAHARELGHVFNPISVFWCHRADGSLACVVAEVHNTYGGRHCYLLRPDEHGRAHADKEFYVSPFLETRGYYTMHLPLPGDRLAVAVTLHQDGRPALTATLAGTRRPAGTREIVRALLRRPFVTRRTSLLIRLHGIALWLRRLPVVPRPPASDRSEEGVSR, from the coding sequence ATGAACCCGGCCCCCGCGATCTACGACGCGCAGGTCCGGCACGCCCGGCACCGCGACGTCCACACCACCTTCGCCCACCGGATCCACCTCTGGCTGGTCGACCTGGACGAGCTGCCCGAGCTGCCGTTCTGGCTGCGCCCGTTCGCCCGGTTCCGGGCCGCCGATCACGTCGGCGATCCGGAGCTGAGCATCCGGGCCAACATCGGGAACCTGCTCGCCGGGTACGGGATCGACCTCACCGGCGGCCGGGTGCTGATGCTCGCGCACGCCCGGGAACTGGGGCACGTGTTCAACCCGATCTCGGTGTTCTGGTGCCATCGCGCCGACGGCAGCCTCGCCTGCGTCGTCGCGGAGGTGCACAACACCTACGGCGGGCGGCACTGCTATCTGCTCCGGCCCGACGAGCACGGGCGGGCCCACGCCGACAAGGAGTTCTACGTCTCGCCGTTCCTGGAGACGCGGGGCTACTACACGATGCATCTCCCGCTGCCCGGCGACCGGCTCGCCGTCGCCGTCACCCTGCACCAGGACGGGCGTCCCGCACTGACCGCCACGCTGGCCGGCACCCGCCGGCCGGCGGGCACCCGCGAGATCGTCCGCGCGCTGCTGCGCAGGCCGTTCGTCACCCGTCGCACGTCACTGCTCATCCGGCTGCACGGCATCGCGCTGTGGCTGCGCCGGCTACCGGTCGTGCCACGGCCACCCGCATCAGACCGCTCCGAGGAAGGTGTCTCCCGATGA
- a CDS encoding SAM-dependent methyltransferase: protein MQHELPVPAPARNARRRTHAVPRPNEGVWPGLATPPVAPVKARIAESLFRNAVRSLPVRVVLPGGERIGAGGPDSPVMRIERPAAFFARLGANSKIGFGESYMVGDWTTTDLPGLLTPFAARLSTLVPPTLQRLGRRFAEARQPSEEVNSLEGSRENIHRHYDLSNELFALFLDETMSYSSGWFADGSDDLVLAQQRKMDGVLDMAGVRDGMHVLEIGTGWGGLAVRAAQRGARVTTLTISQEQKDLAEQRIAEAGVADRVQVLLRDYREARGSYDAVVSVEMVEAVGEDYWPTYFAALDRLLAPGGRVGLQSITMPHERMVVSKDDYTWIHKYVFPGGLIPSVTSIEQNLAADTGLRIAERRSLGYDYARTLGHWRESFLDRWEDVAALGFDETFRRMWEFYLGYCEAGFRVGYLDVVQFSLQRRPGASS, encoded by the coding sequence ATGCAGCACGAGCTGCCGGTGCCCGCACCGGCTCGGAACGCCCGGCGCCGCACGCACGCCGTGCCGCGCCCGAACGAGGGCGTCTGGCCCGGGCTGGCGACCCCGCCGGTCGCCCCGGTCAAGGCCCGGATCGCCGAGTCGTTGTTCCGCAACGCGGTGCGCAGCCTGCCGGTCCGGGTGGTGCTGCCCGGCGGCGAGCGGATCGGCGCCGGCGGCCCGGACAGCCCGGTCATGCGGATCGAGCGGCCCGCCGCGTTCTTCGCCCGGCTCGGCGCCAACTCCAAGATCGGCTTCGGCGAGTCCTACATGGTCGGCGACTGGACGACCACCGACCTGCCCGGCCTGCTGACGCCGTTCGCGGCCCGGTTGTCGACGCTGGTCCCGCCCACTCTGCAACGGCTCGGGCGGCGGTTCGCCGAGGCCCGGCAGCCGTCCGAGGAGGTCAACTCGCTGGAGGGCTCCCGGGAGAACATCCACCGCCACTACGACCTGTCCAACGAGCTGTTCGCGCTGTTCCTCGACGAGACCATGTCCTACTCGTCGGGCTGGTTCGCCGACGGCTCGGACGATCTGGTGCTCGCCCAGCAGCGCAAGATGGACGGCGTCCTGGACATGGCGGGCGTGCGGGACGGGATGCACGTGCTGGAGATCGGGACCGGCTGGGGCGGGCTCGCGGTGCGGGCCGCGCAGCGCGGTGCCCGGGTGACCACCCTGACGATCTCGCAGGAGCAGAAGGATCTCGCCGAGCAGCGGATCGCCGAGGCCGGCGTCGCCGACCGGGTGCAGGTGCTGCTGCGCGACTACCGGGAGGCACGCGGCTCCTACGACGCGGTCGTCTCGGTCGAGATGGTCGAGGCGGTCGGTGAGGACTACTGGCCCACCTATTTCGCCGCGCTCGACCGGCTGCTCGCCCCCGGCGGCCGGGTCGGCCTGCAGTCGATCACGATGCCGCACGAGCGGATGGTCGTCTCCAAGGACGACTACACCTGGATCCACAAGTACGTCTTCCCCGGCGGCCTGATCCCATCGGTCACCTCGATCGAGCAGAACCTGGCCGCCGACACCGGCCTGCGGATCGCCGAGCGGCGCAGCCTCGGCTACGACTACGCCCGCACCCTGGGGCACTGGCGGGAGAGCTTCCTGGACCGCTGGGAGGACGTCGCCGCGCTCGGGTTCGACGAGACCTTCCGCCGGATGTGGGAGTTCTACCTCGGCTACTGCGAGGCGGGCTTCCGGGTCGGCTACCTCGACGTCGTGCAGTTCTCGCTGCAGCGCCGCCCGGGAGCGTCCTCGTGA
- a CDS encoding alpha/beta fold hydrolase translates to MPDPMPWLETAGRTHPAPAGVVLVAHGGRAHSTAPARRRGLAYRRMPPFARAVERAGREHRTGLGSGIATHLLRYRVRGWNGPAMDALRDVQWAVRELTDRHPGRPVVLVGHSMGGRAVLGAAGAAGVVAVCGLAPWLDDTDPVAQLAGRAVLIAHGDRERMTDPAASYAYALRAREVTDRVARFDVHGDGHAMLRRAADWTSLVSRFVLGELGAEPRDPVISNAMTEPAPAGLRVALEPARR, encoded by the coding sequence GTGCCCGACCCGATGCCCTGGCTGGAGACCGCAGGCCGGACACATCCGGCCCCGGCCGGTGTCGTCCTCGTCGCCCACGGCGGGCGGGCGCACTCCACCGCACCGGCCCGGCGGCGCGGGCTGGCCTACCGCCGGATGCCGCCGTTCGCACGCGCCGTGGAACGGGCCGGGCGGGAGCACCGCACCGGGCTGGGCTCCGGGATCGCCACGCATCTGCTCCGCTACCGGGTCCGCGGCTGGAACGGCCCCGCGATGGACGCCCTGCGCGATGTGCAGTGGGCCGTTCGCGAGCTCACCGACCGCCACCCCGGACGTCCGGTCGTGCTGGTCGGGCACTCGATGGGCGGGCGCGCCGTGCTGGGCGCCGCGGGCGCTGCCGGTGTGGTCGCGGTCTGCGGTCTCGCGCCGTGGCTGGACGACACCGATCCGGTCGCCCAGCTCGCCGGGCGGGCGGTGCTGATCGCGCACGGCGACCGGGAACGGATGACGGACCCGGCGGCGTCGTACGCCTACGCGCTGCGGGCCCGCGAGGTCACCGACCGGGTCGCGCGCTTCGACGTGCACGGCGACGGGCACGCGATGCTCCGCCGGGCCGCCGACTGGACGTCGCTGGTGTCCCGGTTCGTACTCGGTGAGCTCGGGGCCGAACCCCGGGACCCGGTCATCTCGAATGCCATGACAGAACCCGCGCCCGCCGGGCTGCGGGTCGCGCTGGAACCGGCACGCCGTTGA
- a CDS encoding peroxiredoxin — MAVGELATDFELQDETGTPRRLSALLADGPVVLFFYPAAMTSGCTQEACHFRDLSAEFAELGAQPVGISSDRVDKQGMFAAANALSFPLLSDADHTVAKSFGAWRAWLPGNFHTRRRTFVIDTDRRILAEIGSETAMTRHADDALAALRQRPAA; from the coding sequence ATGGCCGTCGGCGAGCTCGCGACCGACTTCGAACTGCAGGACGAGACCGGCACCCCGCGGAGGCTGAGCGCGCTGCTCGCCGACGGGCCGGTGGTGCTCTTCTTCTACCCCGCCGCGATGACGAGCGGCTGCACCCAGGAGGCCTGCCACTTCCGGGACCTGTCCGCGGAGTTCGCCGAGCTGGGCGCGCAGCCCGTCGGGATCTCCAGCGACCGGGTCGACAAACAGGGCATGTTCGCCGCCGCCAACGCGCTGTCGTTCCCGCTGCTGTCCGACGCCGACCACACCGTGGCGAAGTCGTTCGGGGCGTGGCGGGCCTGGCTGCCGGGCAACTTCCACACCCGCCGGCGCACCTTCGTGATCGACACCGACCGCCGGATCCTCGCCGAGATCGGCTCCGAGACCGCGATGACCCGGCACGCCGACGACGCGCTCGCGGCGCTGCGGCAGCGCCCCGCCGCCTGA
- a CDS encoding DUF1295 domain-containing protein — protein sequence MSPYPWAAWGANLGITAVAVIGLALLAYTIGVRRGRHDGADIVWGLGFVLIALVTAVSATVLDPAGPAWRRWLVVLLVALWGGRLAWHIARRNRGRGEDRRYVELLATAPGSAFRKIYLTQCAVMWVVSLPVQLAAYGAIGGWGVAVTVLGVLVWAAGFGFEAVGDAQLARFTADPGNRGAVLDTGLWRFTRHPNYFGDACVWWGLGIIALHHPAGLIGLVGVAAITVNLVRGTGAALLERDIAERRPGYADYVRRTSGFLPLPPRAANRAG from the coding sequence GTGAGCCCGTACCCCTGGGCGGCCTGGGGCGCGAACCTCGGGATCACCGCGGTCGCGGTGATCGGGTTGGCGCTGCTCGCGTACACGATCGGCGTGCGGCGCGGGCGGCACGACGGCGCCGACATCGTCTGGGGTCTCGGGTTCGTGCTGATCGCGCTGGTCACCGCGGTGTCCGCGACGGTGCTCGATCCCGCCGGCCCGGCCTGGCGGCGCTGGCTGGTGGTGCTGCTCGTGGCGCTGTGGGGCGGGCGGCTGGCCTGGCACATCGCCCGTCGCAACCGCGGCCGCGGTGAGGACCGGCGCTATGTCGAGCTGCTCGCCACGGCACCGGGCAGCGCGTTCCGCAAGATCTACCTGACCCAGTGCGCGGTGATGTGGGTCGTGTCGCTGCCGGTGCAGCTCGCCGCCTACGGCGCGATCGGCGGCTGGGGTGTCGCGGTGACGGTGCTCGGTGTGCTCGTGTGGGCGGCCGGGTTCGGCTTCGAGGCCGTCGGCGACGCGCAGCTCGCCCGGTTCACCGCCGATCCCGGCAACCGCGGCGCCGTGCTCGACACCGGCCTGTGGCGCTTCACCCGGCATCCGAACTACTTCGGCGACGCCTGTGTCTGGTGGGGGCTGGGCATCATCGCGCTGCACCACCCGGCCGGGCTGATCGGCCTCGTCGGCGTCGCGGCGATCACCGTGAACCTGGTCCGCGGCACCGGCGCGGCCCTGCTGGAACGCGACATCGCCGAGCGCCGGCCCGGCTACGCCGACTACGTCCGCCGGACCAGCGGGTTCCTCCCGCTTCCGCCGCGGGCGGCGAACCGCGCGGGATGA
- a CDS encoding penicillin-binding transpeptidase domain-containing protein: MLRSLRNRPVVLAVVIAVLATAGVVIALLRPWDGAGTAAQRYTTAWAAGDVSTAAALTSDPQGAAVYLERAGTDLGATSMTARVTGTRTDDDRATSTVEVDWDLGQGRRWTYTLELPLLAAPETATNDTGWAVDWSPAAFAPGLGDGQRPVNRTVNAEPAPVLDASGATLLAPVPVVSITLDPRQGDLAQTASALGPALGGIDPAITARSITDGANNTPEGQAYTAAVLREPDYERVRERIEDLPGVRFVRSTRLLPPDSGFAGQVIQGARTEIDRAAGGTPGWSVDAVGPDGATASSLVGAPPTPGAPVTLELDRTVQEAAQGAVDGESRQAMIVAIRPSTGAVLAVAQNAAADRDGALALTGRYPPGSTFKMVTAYGAMPAENLTPQSPVECPGSTVIDGRTLPNEDSFALGTVPLQQAFARSCNTTFSRLALGLPPEGLPEAGRALGFGADWTIPGMTTITGSVDAATDDLQRSVDGIGQGDVLASPFGMAMVSATIEHGAPVTPTLIRGLPTEATVAPGTPDPAVLDQLRPMMRAVVTSGTATAANGQGEVFGKTGTAEYAGPDGTNRAHGWFTGYRGDLAFATLIVDGGSSGPAVGLSARFLAGVPR, translated from the coding sequence GTGCTGCGCTCCCTGCGGAACAGACCGGTCGTGCTCGCCGTCGTGATCGCCGTCCTGGCAACGGCCGGGGTGGTCATCGCACTGCTCCGCCCGTGGGACGGGGCAGGCACCGCCGCCCAGCGCTACACCACCGCATGGGCGGCCGGCGACGTGTCCACCGCGGCCGCGCTGACCAGCGACCCGCAGGGCGCCGCGGTGTACCTGGAGCGGGCCGGCACCGATCTGGGTGCCACGTCGATGACGGCCCGGGTCACCGGTACCCGCACCGACGACGACCGGGCCACCTCCACCGTCGAGGTCGACTGGGACCTCGGCCAGGGCCGTCGCTGGACCTACACCCTGGAGCTGCCGCTGCTCGCCGCCCCGGAGACGGCCACGAACGACACCGGCTGGGCGGTCGACTGGTCCCCGGCGGCGTTCGCCCCCGGCCTGGGCGACGGGCAGCGCCCGGTCAACCGCACCGTGAACGCCGAGCCCGCACCGGTGCTCGACGCGTCCGGGGCGACCCTGCTCGCGCCCGTCCCGGTCGTCTCGATCACCCTGGACCCCAGGCAGGGTGACCTCGCGCAGACGGCGTCGGCACTCGGCCCGGCACTGGGCGGGATCGACCCGGCGATCACCGCGCGCAGCATCACCGACGGGGCGAACAACACCCCGGAGGGTCAGGCGTACACCGCCGCCGTGCTGCGCGAACCCGACTACGAGCGGGTCCGCGAGCGGATCGAGGACCTGCCCGGCGTGCGGTTCGTCCGCTCGACCCGGCTGCTGCCGCCGGACTCCGGATTCGCCGGCCAGGTGATCCAGGGTGCGCGGACCGAGATCGACCGGGCCGCCGGTGGTACCCCCGGCTGGTCGGTCGACGCGGTCGGTCCCGACGGTGCCACGGCGTCGTCGCTGGTGGGAGCACCGCCGACGCCGGGGGCGCCGGTCACCCTGGAGCTGGACCGCACCGTGCAGGAGGCCGCACAGGGCGCCGTGGACGGCGAGTCGCGGCAGGCGATGATCGTCGCGATCCGGCCGTCGACGGGGGCGGTGCTGGCCGTCGCGCAGAACGCCGCGGCGGACCGGGACGGTGCGCTCGCGCTCACCGGGCGCTACCCGCCCGGGTCCACCTTCAAGATGGTCACCGCCTACGGGGCGATGCCCGCCGAGAACCTGACCCCGCAGTCGCCGGTGGAGTGCCCCGGCAGCACCGTGATCGACGGCCGTACCCTTCCCAACGAGGACTCGTTCGCGCTGGGCACGGTCCCGTTGCAGCAGGCGTTCGCCCGGTCCTGCAACACGACGTTCTCCCGGCTCGCGCTCGGCCTGCCGCCGGAGGGCCTGCCCGAGGCGGGCCGCGCGCTCGGCTTCGGCGCGGACTGGACGATCCCGGGGATGACGACGATCACCGGCTCGGTCGACGCCGCCACCGACGATCTGCAGCGGTCCGTCGACGGCATCGGGCAGGGCGACGTGCTGGCGTCCCCGTTCGGGATGGCGATGGTGTCGGCGACGATCGAGCACGGGGCTCCGGTCACCCCGACACTGATCCGCGGCCTCCCGACGGAGGCGACGGTCGCCCCCGGCACGCCGGATCCGGCCGTGCTCGACCAGCTCCGTCCGATGATGCGGGCCGTCGTCACCTCCGGGACCGCGACCGCCGCGAACGGGCAGGGCGAGGTGTTCGGCAAGACCGGGACCGCCGAGTACGCGGGGCCGGACGGGACCAACCGCGCGCACGGCTGGTTCACCGGCTACCGCGGCGACCTGGCGTTCGCGACGCTGATCGTGGACGGCGGCTCGTCCGGCCCGGCGGTGGGGCTGTCGGCACGGTTCCTGGCCGGGGTGCCCCGCTGA
- a CDS encoding lysophospholipid acyltransferase family protein, producing the protein MGMPPELTVRQRIAATLRRRHRGSGFWFGLAIAVIWPFVLWGTRLGWRGGEHLPRTGGALLVANHVSFSDPIFDIAFGTTHGRMPRFMAKSELWSVPVVKWVLGGGGHIPVYRASKRATESFAGAIDALERGEIVAVYPEGTYTADPAGWPMKPKNGVARIALRSGAPVIPMANWGTQDFLPAEGRPSFRPRKRIGIALGPPVDLSEFEGRPLTRSTLDAATKKIMDEVTTLLEGMRDETRPATPFDPEQVDRGETPGDPVGPAERAAS; encoded by the coding sequence ATGGGCATGCCACCGGAGCTGACGGTGCGGCAGCGGATCGCGGCCACGCTGCGGCGGCGGCACCGCGGGTCGGGATTCTGGTTCGGTCTGGCGATCGCGGTGATCTGGCCGTTCGTGCTGTGGGGCACCCGGCTGGGCTGGCGGGGCGGCGAGCACCTGCCGCGCACCGGGGGCGCGCTGCTGGTGGCCAATCACGTCTCGTTCTCCGACCCGATCTTCGACATCGCGTTCGGCACCACGCACGGCCGGATGCCGCGGTTCATGGCCAAGTCGGAGCTGTGGAGCGTGCCGGTGGTGAAGTGGGTGCTCGGCGGGGGCGGGCACATCCCGGTGTACCGGGCGTCGAAGCGGGCGACCGAGTCGTTCGCCGGTGCGATCGACGCGCTGGAGCGGGGCGAGATCGTCGCCGTCTATCCGGAGGGCACCTACACCGCCGACCCGGCCGGCTGGCCGATGAAGCCGAAGAACGGCGTCGCCCGGATCGCGCTGCGCTCCGGCGCCCCGGTGATCCCGATGGCGAACTGGGGCACCCAGGACTTCCTGCCCGCCGAGGGACGGCCGAGCTTCCGCCCGCGCAAGCGGATCGGCATCGCGCTCGGCCCGCCCGTCGACCTGTCGGAGTTCGAGGGGCGGCCGCTGACCCGCAGCACCCTGGACGCCGCCACGAAGAAGATCATGGACGAGGTCACCACGCTGCTCGAGGGGATGCGCGACGAGACCCGCCCGGCCACGCCGTTCGACCCGGAGCAGGTCGACCGCGGCGAGACCCCGGGGGATCCGGTGGGCCCGGCCGAGCGCGCGGCGAGCTGA